CTTCCATCGTGATGTTCTGCGGCACACGGAACTGCATGGGTTTATTATACGGCCTATGAGGGGGAAAAGGCGAGAATAAAAAATAATCACCAGGGAAGGTGATTAAGGTCTGCTCTGCCCTGGGCTACCAAAGGTGCCGGGGCTTTTCCGCTGCTTTTGTTTCTTTCTTTACAAACCGGTCTTTGTCACGATTGTTGATTTTGTTCATCATTCGTTCCCAAGCCTCGTCCAAAGAGATATTTTGGGAGTTTGCCAGACAAATGAGGGTGAAGAAGATGTCGGAGATTTCATCACCAATGTCCCCGGCTGCTTCGGTTTTCTTTTTCTTCTTTGCGCCGAATTGATGGTTCAGTTCCCGTGCCAGTTCCCCTGTTTCCTCTGTCAGCCGGGCAAGAATCTCTAGGGGTTGCCAGTAAGGGACGGGAAA
This window of the Verrucomicrobiia bacterium genome carries:
- a CDS encoding nucleotide pyrophosphohydrolase, which produces MAISPLQSQVDEWASQFPVPYWQPLEILARLTEETGELARELNHQFGAKKKKKTEAAGDIGDEISDIFFTLICLANSQNISLDEAWERMMNKINNRDKDRFVKKETKAAEKPRHLW